In Halovivax gelatinilyticus, the following are encoded in one genomic region:
- a CDS encoding NYN domain-containing protein, with amino-acid sequence MSNVHPGQRVAVLVDAQNLYHSAQSLHSRNIDYASLLDAAVGDRQLTRAIAYVIRADSPEEESFFDALVDIGFETKIKDIKRFPDGSKKADWDVGMSLDAVTLANHVDSIVLCTGDGDFSRLCSHLRHEGVRPEVMAFESSTAEELIEEADSFVDLDGDVDRFLL; translated from the coding sequence ATGTCTAACGTTCACCCAGGCCAGCGGGTCGCCGTGCTGGTCGACGCGCAGAATCTCTATCACTCCGCCCAGAGCCTCCACAGCCGGAACATCGACTACGCCTCGCTTCTCGACGCCGCCGTCGGCGACCGACAGCTCACGCGCGCGATCGCCTACGTCATCCGCGCAGACTCCCCCGAAGAGGAGTCGTTCTTCGACGCGCTCGTCGACATCGGCTTCGAGACCAAGATCAAGGACATAAAGCGGTTTCCCGACGGGTCGAAGAAGGCCGACTGGGACGTCGGGATGAGCTTAGACGCGGTCACGCTCGCCAACCACGTCGACTCGATCGTGCTGTGTACCGGCGACGGGGACTTCTCGCGACTCTGTTCACACCTCCGCCACGAAGGGGTCAGACCCGAAGTGATGGCGTTCGAATCGTCGACGGCCGAAGAGCTGATCGAAGAAGCCGACAGCTTCGTCGACCTCGACGGAGACGTCGATCGATTCTTGCTCTAG
- a CDS encoding PUA domain-containing protein codes for MTDERELAALRYVAEYQFGAGAGTALFDPAESPTITRTGSGRPQQIHVDGDRLVSYGTDGRFTLGLEGGRRLAAAFDPPVGRVVVDDESEPFVRDGKNVFAKFVRGVDPAVRAGDEVVVEHVDGTLLAVGRAALDAGSIRDFETGMAVKVRSSVGPEE; via the coding sequence ATGACAGACGAACGGGAACTGGCCGCGCTCAGGTACGTCGCCGAGTACCAGTTCGGTGCGGGAGCGGGGACCGCCCTGTTCGATCCGGCCGAGTCGCCGACGATCACCCGCACCGGAAGCGGACGGCCACAGCAGATCCACGTCGACGGCGATCGCCTCGTCTCGTACGGAACGGACGGCCGATTCACGCTCGGCCTCGAAGGCGGCCGTCGGCTCGCGGCGGCGTTCGACCCGCCCGTCGGACGCGTCGTCGTCGACGACGAGAGCGAGCCGTTCGTCCGCGACGGAAAGAACGTCTTCGCGAAGTTCGTCCGCGGGGTCGACCCGGCGGTCCGCGCCGGCGACGAAGTGGTCGTCGAACACGTCGACGGGACGCTGCTCGCCGTCGGTCGCGCCGCCCTCGACGCCGGATCGATCCGCGACTTCGAGACCGGGATGGCGGTGAAAGTCAGATCCAGCGTCGGGCCCGAGGAGTGA